From a single Raphanus sativus cultivar WK10039 chromosome 3, ASM80110v3, whole genome shotgun sequence genomic region:
- the LOC108847553 gene encoding outer envelope pore protein 37, chloroplastic — MADPSPQSPTLSTSPPPPTPPALQSQTSEPPPCSVFPLLKSLNRPKLRFTSEFDSDSLLFFNKVSCKIFDNLAKLKLSFQNNAQREVSQPQVSFTSKYVSVLYDVEEKNTFVKSSVDVSPRLQLRALHNVKAQQGEVAMEANLAEPGYSLELSSPVPIGYPRATLKFPLGEVSVQEKEVEEEEKSKRIISVNGILKRRAMDGVCSALYTDEELRLRYAYKDEALSFIPTISLPSNAVSFAFKRRFSPSDKLSYWYKFDSNMWSAVYKRTYGKDYKFKAGYDSDVRLGWASLWVGEEDGKVKATPMKMRVQFMLQVPQDDIKTSVLMFRVKKRWDL; from the exons ATGGCGGATCCATCTCCTCAAAGCCCTACCCTTTCCACTTCCCCTCCTCCTCCTACTCCTCCTGCCCTTCAATCACAAACCTCTGAACCACCACCTTGCTCCGTCTTTCCTCTTCTCAAGAGCCTGAATAGACCGAAACTCCGCTTCACATCTGAATTCGACAGTGACAGTCTCCTCTTCTTCAACAAAGTGTCTTGTAAGATCTTTGATAACCTCGCCAAGCTCAAGCTATCGTTTCAGAACAACGCTCAGCGGGAGGTTTCTCAGCCTCAGGTCTCTTTCACTTCCAAATACGTCTCTGTTCTCTACGATGTCGAGGAGAAGAACACTTTTGTTAAGAGCAGTGTTGATGTTTCTCCGCGTCTTCAGCTGAGAGCTCTTCATAATGTCAAG GCGCAACAAGGAGAGGTTGCTATGGAGGCAAATCTAGCTGAACCTGGCTACTCTCTCGAGCTTTCATCACCTGTTCCTATTGGCTAT CCAAGAGCAACACTTAAATTCCCACTTGGAGAAGTTTCAGTACAAGAGAAAgaagtggaggaggaggagaagagcaAGCGAATAATATCTGTTAACGGGATCCTCAAACGTCGAGCTATGGATGGTGTTTGTTCTGCTCTCTACACTGATGAAGAGTTGAGGCTGAGATATGCTTATAAG GATGAAGCATTGTCTTTCATTCCAACCATCTCCCTTCCTTCAAATGCTGTTTCATTTGCATTCAAGCGCCGGTTTAGCCCTTCTGATAAGTTGAG CTACTGGtacaagtttgattcaaacatGTGGAGTGCAGTGTACAAACGCACATATGGTAAAGACTACAAGTTCAAAGCTGGCTATGATTCTGATGTACGCCTTGGCTGGGCATCTCTCTGG GTAGGGGAAGAAGATGGAAAAGTAAAAGCGACGCCAATGAAGATGAGAGTGCAGTTCATGCTCCAAGTTCCACAAGATGACATCAAAACCTCAGTCTTGATGTTCAGAGTTAAGAAAAGATGGGACCTTTGA